In one Lolium rigidum isolate FL_2022 chromosome 3, APGP_CSIRO_Lrig_0.1, whole genome shotgun sequence genomic region, the following are encoded:
- the LOC124697332 gene encoding endo-1,4-beta-xylanase 5-like isoform X2, whose protein sequence is MRSGSSALKHAVALFLVSWMAHCGNELVAAGPPAGWYDYSAYTDCRGQPEPAQYNGGILRYSNSDDPTGYKTTETGVLSPAFVVYDLNKTTMYTFSGWIKLEGSSSALVTARLAPDNSGTRCIGTVLARSDCWSFLKGGFTLDWPTQTSVIFFQNADRTPMKITVASGSLQPFTMDQWSMHQKDTIRKRRKRMATIHVADPHGTRVVGATVSVQQTAKDFPFGSAIASTILGNDAYQKWFVDRFNAAVFEDELKWYSTEPASGLLRFDVPDQMLAFVRSHRVMVRGHNIFWENQDATPRWVKGLSPEDLRSAVNTRIQSLMTRYRGEFAHWDVNNEMLHYNFYEQRLGPNATADFFSVAQDADPLATLFMNEYNVVETCDDVSSTVDAYVARLKDLRAAGAVLEGIGLEGHFSKPNIPYMRAVLDKLATLNLPIWFTEVDINNKFDAQTQAVYLEQVLREAYAHPAVSGVMLWTALHQGGCYQMCLTDWNLNNLPVGDVVDRLLQEWQTGQATGLSDAHGAYSFSGYLGEFVVTVNYGNTSAQSTFSLSPGDETRHITVQI, encoded by the exons ATGAGGAGCGGTAGCTCTGCTCTGAAACATGCGGTGGCGTTGTTCCTCGTGTCATGGATGGCGCACTGCGGCAATGAGCTCGTTGCCGCCGGGCCTCCTG CTGGCTGGTACGATTACTCTGCCTACACGGAC TGCAGAGGCCAGCCGGAGCCGGCGCAGTACAACGGCGGGATTCTGAGGTACAGTAACAGCGACGACCCGACGGGGTACAAGACGACGGAGACCGGCGTCCTGTCCCCGGCGTTTGTGGTCTACGACCTCAACAAGACCACGATGTACACCTTCTCAG GCTGGATCAAACTGGAAGGCTCTTCCTCGGCTCTGGTCACCGCGAGGCTGGCCCCGGACAACTCCGGCACCAGGTGCATCGGGACGGTTCTTGCCAGGAGCGACTGCTGGTCCTTCCTCAAGGGTGGCTTCACCCTGGACTGGCCAACGCAGACCTCGGTCATCTTCTTCCAGAACGCTGACAGGACCCCTATGAAGATCACGGTCGCGAGCGGCTCGCTGCAGCCGTTCACCATGGATCAATGGTCGATGCACCAAAAGGATACGATCCGGAAG aggaggaagcggATGGCCACCATCCACGTCGCCGATCCGCACGGCACCCGCGTGGTCGGCGCGACGGTGTCTGTGCAGCAGACCGCCAAGGATTTCCCGTTCGGGTCGGCGATCGCCTCGACCATCTTGGGAAACGATGCTTACCAG AAATGGTTCGTGGACCGCTTCAACGCGGCGGTGTTCGAGGACGAGCTCAAGTGGTACTCGACGgagccggcgtcggggctcctaCGCTTCGACGTGCCGGACCAGATGCTGGCGTTCGTGCGCTCCCACCGGGTCATGGTGCGCGGCCACAACATCTTCTGGGAGAACCAGGACGCGACGCCACGGTGGGTGAAGGGCCTCTCCCCGGAGGACCTCCGCTCCGCCGTGAACACGCGCATCCAGAGCCTCATGACCCGGTACCGCGGCGAGTTCGCGCACTGGGACGTCAACAACGAGATGCTGCACTACAACTTCTACGAGCAGCGCCTCGGCCCCAACGCGACGGCCGACTTCTTCAGCGTGGCGCAGGACGCCGACCCGCTCGCCACGCTCTTCATGAACGAGTACAACGTCGTCGAGACCTGCGACGACGTCTCCTCCACCGTCGACGCCTACGTCGCCAGGCTCAAGGACCTCAGGGCCGCCGGCGCCGTGCTCGAGGGGATCGGCCTCGAGGGCCACTTCTCCAAACCAAATATCCCTTACATGAGGGCCGTCCTTGACAAGCTCGCCACGCTTAACCTCCCCATCTGGTTCACCGAGGTCGACATCAACAACAAGTTCGATGCGCAGACGCAGGCCGTGTACCTGGAGCAGGTGCTCAGGGAGGCGTACGCGCACCCGGCGGTGAGTGGCGTCATGCTCTGGACGGCGCTGCACCAGGGCGGGTGTTACCAGATGTGCCTCACGGACTGGAACCTCAACAACCTACCCGTCGGGGACGTCGTCGACCGGCTGCTGCAGGAGTGGCAGACGGGCCAGGCGACCGGGCTCAGCGACGCGCACGGCGCCTACAGTTTCAGTGGCTACCTCGGCGAGTTCGTAGTCACCGTCAACTACGGCAACACCTCGGCACAGTCCACCTTCTCGCTATCTCCGGGGGACGAGACCAGGCACATCACCGTTCAGATTTGA
- the LOC124697332 gene encoding endo-1,4-beta-xylanase 5-like isoform X1 produces MRSGSSALKHAVALFLVSWMAHCGNELVAAGPPGQSPSSRQKTGWYDYSAYTDCRGQPEPAQYNGGILRYSNSDDPTGYKTTETGVLSPAFVVYDLNKTTMYTFSGWIKLEGSSSALVTARLAPDNSGTRCIGTVLARSDCWSFLKGGFTLDWPTQTSVIFFQNADRTPMKITVASGSLQPFTMDQWSMHQKDTIRKRRKRMATIHVADPHGTRVVGATVSVQQTAKDFPFGSAIASTILGNDAYQKWFVDRFNAAVFEDELKWYSTEPASGLLRFDVPDQMLAFVRSHRVMVRGHNIFWENQDATPRWVKGLSPEDLRSAVNTRIQSLMTRYRGEFAHWDVNNEMLHYNFYEQRLGPNATADFFSVAQDADPLATLFMNEYNVVETCDDVSSTVDAYVARLKDLRAAGAVLEGIGLEGHFSKPNIPYMRAVLDKLATLNLPIWFTEVDINNKFDAQTQAVYLEQVLREAYAHPAVSGVMLWTALHQGGCYQMCLTDWNLNNLPVGDVVDRLLQEWQTGQATGLSDAHGAYSFSGYLGEFVVTVNYGNTSAQSTFSLSPGDETRHITVQI; encoded by the exons ATGAGGAGCGGTAGCTCTGCTCTGAAACATGCGGTGGCGTTGTTCCTCGTGTCATGGATGGCGCACTGCGGCAATGAGCTCGTTGCCGCCGGGCCTCCTGGTCAGTCCCCTTCCTCCCGTCAAAAAA CTGGCTGGTACGATTACTCTGCCTACACGGAC TGCAGAGGCCAGCCGGAGCCGGCGCAGTACAACGGCGGGATTCTGAGGTACAGTAACAGCGACGACCCGACGGGGTACAAGACGACGGAGACCGGCGTCCTGTCCCCGGCGTTTGTGGTCTACGACCTCAACAAGACCACGATGTACACCTTCTCAG GCTGGATCAAACTGGAAGGCTCTTCCTCGGCTCTGGTCACCGCGAGGCTGGCCCCGGACAACTCCGGCACCAGGTGCATCGGGACGGTTCTTGCCAGGAGCGACTGCTGGTCCTTCCTCAAGGGTGGCTTCACCCTGGACTGGCCAACGCAGACCTCGGTCATCTTCTTCCAGAACGCTGACAGGACCCCTATGAAGATCACGGTCGCGAGCGGCTCGCTGCAGCCGTTCACCATGGATCAATGGTCGATGCACCAAAAGGATACGATCCGGAAG aggaggaagcggATGGCCACCATCCACGTCGCCGATCCGCACGGCACCCGCGTGGTCGGCGCGACGGTGTCTGTGCAGCAGACCGCCAAGGATTTCCCGTTCGGGTCGGCGATCGCCTCGACCATCTTGGGAAACGATGCTTACCAG AAATGGTTCGTGGACCGCTTCAACGCGGCGGTGTTCGAGGACGAGCTCAAGTGGTACTCGACGgagccggcgtcggggctcctaCGCTTCGACGTGCCGGACCAGATGCTGGCGTTCGTGCGCTCCCACCGGGTCATGGTGCGCGGCCACAACATCTTCTGGGAGAACCAGGACGCGACGCCACGGTGGGTGAAGGGCCTCTCCCCGGAGGACCTCCGCTCCGCCGTGAACACGCGCATCCAGAGCCTCATGACCCGGTACCGCGGCGAGTTCGCGCACTGGGACGTCAACAACGAGATGCTGCACTACAACTTCTACGAGCAGCGCCTCGGCCCCAACGCGACGGCCGACTTCTTCAGCGTGGCGCAGGACGCCGACCCGCTCGCCACGCTCTTCATGAACGAGTACAACGTCGTCGAGACCTGCGACGACGTCTCCTCCACCGTCGACGCCTACGTCGCCAGGCTCAAGGACCTCAGGGCCGCCGGCGCCGTGCTCGAGGGGATCGGCCTCGAGGGCCACTTCTCCAAACCAAATATCCCTTACATGAGGGCCGTCCTTGACAAGCTCGCCACGCTTAACCTCCCCATCTGGTTCACCGAGGTCGACATCAACAACAAGTTCGATGCGCAGACGCAGGCCGTGTACCTGGAGCAGGTGCTCAGGGAGGCGTACGCGCACCCGGCGGTGAGTGGCGTCATGCTCTGGACGGCGCTGCACCAGGGCGGGTGTTACCAGATGTGCCTCACGGACTGGAACCTCAACAACCTACCCGTCGGGGACGTCGTCGACCGGCTGCTGCAGGAGTGGCAGACGGGCCAGGCGACCGGGCTCAGCGACGCGCACGGCGCCTACAGTTTCAGTGGCTACCTCGGCGAGTTCGTAGTCACCGTCAACTACGGCAACACCTCGGCACAGTCCACCTTCTCGCTATCTCCGGGGGACGAGACCAGGCACATCACCGTTCAGATTTGA